A section of the Metabacillus endolithicus genome encodes:
- a CDS encoding AI-2E family transporter, with protein sequence MFRSKVHFWTLQILLMLLIVFVGTRVSFLFEPIIVFASTLFFPILIAGILFFIFNPLVKLLEKGKVPRTLAILIPYIVFIGVVSGIVSFIGPIVTEQITDLVNNFPSYVNEFTQFIINMSQTHWFTWVMEQDYVSFKQIEDTLTGYAKSLPENITTSFTAVLGVVTNITLTIITVPFILFYMLKDGHKLPSTAVKVLPSTYRHEGLKILQDLYETLAAYIQGQLIVSIAVGIGCFIGYTIIGLDYALVLGIVVAVANIIPYLGPFIGAAPAVIIALLDSPTKALLAALVVTIVQQLDGNFLSPLIIGKRLNTHPLTIILLLIGAGSFGGIIGMILAVPTYAVLKAVVLNVIRLIKLRSKYKEELKNAKV encoded by the coding sequence GTGTTTAGATCAAAAGTTCATTTTTGGACATTGCAAATTTTATTAATGTTATTAATTGTTTTTGTAGGAACAAGGGTTTCCTTTTTGTTTGAACCCATTATTGTTTTTGCATCAACTTTGTTTTTCCCAATTCTTATTGCGGGAATTCTATTCTTCATTTTTAATCCATTAGTGAAGTTACTTGAAAAAGGAAAGGTTCCTCGTACACTGGCTATCCTGATTCCATATATTGTATTTATTGGTGTCGTTTCAGGGATTGTTTCATTTATTGGACCGATTGTTACAGAACAAATAACAGATTTAGTGAATAATTTCCCTTCATACGTAAACGAGTTTACACAATTTATTATTAATATGTCTCAAACTCACTGGTTTACATGGGTCATGGAGCAGGATTATGTGTCATTTAAGCAAATAGAAGATACATTGACTGGTTATGCGAAGAGCCTGCCGGAAAATATTACAACAAGCTTCACAGCTGTGCTTGGTGTTGTAACAAACATTACCTTAACGATTATTACAGTTCCATTTATTCTTTTTTACATGTTAAAAGATGGTCATAAGCTCCCTTCTACGGCAGTAAAGGTTTTACCATCAACATATCGTCATGAAGGATTGAAGATTTTACAAGATTTATATGAAACGTTAGCAGCTTACATACAAGGACAGTTAATAGTGTCCATTGCTGTGGGGATTGGATGCTTCATAGGTTATACTATAATAGGACTTGATTATGCACTTGTTCTCGGAATTGTTGTCGCGGTAGCTAATATAATTCCTTATTTGGGGCCGTTTATCGGTGCTGCTCCAGCCGTCATTATTGCTTTATTAGATTCGCCGACAAAAGCATTGCTTGCTGCTTTAGTGGTAACGATTGTACAACAGCTTGATGGGAATTTCCTTTCTCCGTTAATTATCGGGAAGCGTTTGAACACACATCCTTTAACAATTATTTTACTTTTAATAGGAGCTGGTAGCTTTGGAGGAATCATTGGAATGATTCTTGCTGTTCCAACGTATGCCGTGTTAAAAGCTGTTGTTTTAAATGTTATTCGATTAATCAAATTAAGATCTAAATATAAAGAAGAGCTAAAGAATGCTAAAGTATAA
- the hpaB gene encoding 4-hydroxyphenylacetate 3-monooxygenase, oxygenase component, which produces MPAINGEKYLERMDQLHPDVWMKGEKISGKLSQHPVYKGAMQSKASLYDTQVHPDFIKKMTFTSPTSNERVGLSFLQPRTKEDLEARRYMIKTWAKKTAGMMGRTPDYLNTALMTFAASATILREQGDEFCKNLLNIYEDAREKDLSFTHSFINPQVNRSTNYHELSSQPIAAKIIKKTSDGLILKGARMLATQGGMTDEVFILPTGQTDDYAFCFSIPTDADGIKFICRESFYQDDSQFNYPLSSRFDEMDTMIVFNNVVVPWERVIFYHRNDLAHQLFARSSFTPQALHQVIIRQITKTEFLIGLAQKMVTVLNVTEYHHIQEKISEMIIGLETMKALLDRSELEAKEDEWGTMVPYVHSLFVASNIFPKLYPRMIEIIQLIGAGGMVAIPSEEDFASSLVSEIDHFCQGYACDAETKAKLFRLAWDLTMSSFGTRQTQYERYFFGDPKRLTSTLYQGYPREEYIRDVESFLEQNREA; this is translated from the coding sequence ATGCCTGCAATTAATGGTGAAAAATATTTAGAGCGCATGGATCAGCTACATCCTGATGTATGGATGAAGGGGGAAAAAATTTCAGGGAAGCTCTCACAGCACCCAGTCTATAAAGGTGCCATGCAATCAAAGGCATCTCTGTATGACACTCAAGTTCATCCTGATTTCATAAAAAAAATGACCTTTACATCTCCTACATCAAATGAACGTGTAGGACTATCTTTTTTGCAACCCAGAACGAAAGAAGACCTAGAAGCAAGAAGATATATGATTAAAACTTGGGCCAAAAAAACAGCAGGAATGATGGGACGTACACCAGATTACTTAAACACAGCATTAATGACGTTCGCTGCTTCAGCTACTATTCTACGTGAACAAGGTGATGAGTTTTGTAAAAATCTACTGAATATTTATGAGGATGCCAGAGAAAAAGATCTTTCCTTCACACACAGTTTTATCAATCCACAAGTAAATCGTTCAACAAATTATCATGAGTTATCTTCACAACCAATTGCTGCAAAAATAATAAAGAAAACATCAGATGGACTTATACTAAAAGGGGCAAGGATGTTAGCAACACAAGGAGGTATGACTGATGAGGTATTCATCTTACCTACAGGTCAAACCGATGATTATGCCTTTTGTTTTAGTATTCCTACAGATGCAGATGGAATTAAATTTATCTGCCGTGAATCCTTTTATCAAGACGACTCTCAATTTAACTATCCACTTTCTTCTCGTTTCGATGAAATGGACACGATGATTGTCTTTAATAATGTAGTAGTGCCTTGGGAAAGAGTTATTTTTTATCACCGTAATGATCTTGCACATCAGCTTTTTGCAAGAAGTAGCTTTACACCACAAGCATTGCACCAGGTCATTATTAGACAAATTACAAAAACAGAGTTCTTAATTGGTCTTGCACAAAAAATGGTTACTGTTTTAAACGTAACAGAGTATCATCATATACAAGAAAAAATTAGTGAAATGATTATTGGGTTAGAAACAATGAAGGCTCTTTTAGATCGTTCAGAGCTTGAAGCAAAGGAAGACGAATGGGGGACAATGGTTCCATATGTTCACTCTTTATTTGTTGCATCAAATATTTTCCCAAAGCTTTACCCTCGAATGATTGAAATCATTCAATTAATAGGTGCCGGGGGAATGGTAGCTATACCTTCAGAAGAGGATTTTGCTTCCAGCTTAGTTAGTGAAATTGATCATTTCTGTCAAGGATATGCATGTGATGCTGAAACAAAAGCGAAGCTCTTTCGCCTTGCATGGGATCTTACGATGAGCAGCTTTGGAACACGACAAACACAATATGAACGGTATTTTTTTGGTGATCCCAAGAGGCTAACATCAACTCTTTATCAGGGGTACCCTCGTGAAGAATACATTCGTGATGTTGAAAGTTTTTTAGAGCAAAATAGAGAGGCTTAA
- a CDS encoding spore germination protein, with product MPALVGPIKLNRIGDAAVFKVGDTFSLSPKSQNESSVGAGALNTGDFIEIENVFTITNFEDSDIVDQPNTFNF from the coding sequence ATGCCGGCATTAGTTGGACCTATCAAGCTTAATAGGATAGGAGATGCAGCTGTTTTTAAAGTGGGTGATACGTTTAGTTTGTCACCTAAAAGTCAAAATGAGTCATCTGTTGGTGCAGGGGCACTAAATACAGGCGATTTTATCGAAATTGAAAACGTGTTTACGATCACAAATTTTGAAGATAGTGATATTGTGGATCAACCAAACACTTTTAACTTTTAA
- a CDS encoding YueH family protein, with the protein MKIRKANVKNGEEFITNVYIYENKKQEFSMIAIPEIEWSTTVSYEEGREELRVRLQSSLSKRVEADTAGELAGKIGHWVGEM; encoded by the coding sequence GTGAAAATTAGAAAAGCAAATGTGAAAAATGGAGAAGAATTCATAACAAACGTTTATATTTATGAAAATAAAAAACAAGAATTCAGTATGATTGCCATCCCGGAAATTGAGTGGTCTACGACTGTTAGCTATGAAGAGGGAAGAGAAGAACTTAGAGTTCGCCTTCAATCATCTTTATCGAAAAGAGTGGAAGCTGATACTGCTGGTGAGCTCGCAGGAAAAATAGGACATTGGGTAGGGGAAATGTAA